A region of the Halococcus agarilyticus genome:
CCGATCACTGCAGCGAGCGCCTGCCACGGGTCGTACTCCTCCAGCTCCTCCTCGACCGCGTGGGTCGCCTCGCGGGCGACTTCGAGCTTCTCCTCGGTGACTTCGCCGAGGACTCTGACGGCGAGTCCGGGGCCGGGGAACGGCATCCGCTCGGCCACCAGCTCGTCGAGGCCGAGCGCACGCGCGACCTCGCGGACCTCGTCCTTGTAGAGCTCCCGAACGGGCTCGACGATCCCCTCGAAGTCCACGACATCGGGCAGGCCGCCGACGTTGTGATGGGACTTGATGTTCCCCTCCGACTCGATCCGGTCGGGGTAGATCGTTCCCTGAACGAGGTAGTCGGCCTCGGCATCGCGGGCCTCGCGCTCGAACTCCCGAATGAACCCCTCGCCGACGATGTGGCGTTTCTCCTCGGGGTCCGTGACACCGGAAAGCGCGTCGAGGAACCGCTCGTGGGCGTCGACGATTCGGAGACTGTCCATGTACGAGAACGTCTCCGCCACCTGCTCGGTCTCGCCCTTTCGCATCAGGCCAGTGTCGACGTAAACCGGTGTAAGGCGGTCGCCGAGCGCCTCGTAGGCCAGCGCGGCCGCCACCGACGAGTCCACACCACCGGAGAGCGCGATCACCGCGTTCGCGTCGCCGACCTCGTTCTCGATTTCGTCGACGGCCTCCTCGATGAACGGTTCGGTGTCGACCATCAGGCCTCGACCTCGTCGATCGCGTGGCGGTCACGCTCGTCGAGTGCAGCGTCGAGCAGTCCCACGAACGGTGGGCTCGCCCGGCCGGGCCGCGACCGGAACTCGGGGTGGAACTGGGTGCCGAAGAAGAACGGATGGTCGGCGAGTTCGAGGATCTCCATCCGGTTGTTCGCCCGGCCCGAAAAGTGGAGTCCTGCCTCCTCCAGGCGGTCGATGTACTCGGGATTGACCTCGTAACGGTGGCGGTGGCGCTCGGTGCACGACTCGCCGTAGAGGTCGGCCGCGAGCGTTCCGGGTTCGATCACGGTCTCGTGTGCGCCCAGCCGCATCGTCCCGCCGAGGTCCTCGATGTCGTACTGCTCGGGCAGGAGACCGATCACGGGATGGGAAGTCTCCTCTTCGATCTCCGTCGAGTGCGCGCCGTCGAGATGCAGGACGTTTCGGGCGTACTCCACGACCGCCATCTGGAAACCGAGGCACAGCCCCAAGAACGGGACATCGTTCTCGCGGGCGTAACGTGCGGCGGCGATCTTCTCGGGGGTGCCTCGGGTGCCGAACCCGCCGGGGACGACCACGGCGTCGGCCTCACGCAGGCGGCGCTCGTGGGTGTTCGCCATCTCCTCGGCGTCGACCCAGAGCACCTCGACTTCGACGCCGTGTTCGAGCCCGGCGTGTTTCAGCGCCTCGTGGATCGAGAGGTACGCGTCCTCCAGGGCGTACTTCCCGACGAGCGCGATCGTCACGGTACCGGACTGCTCGCGGGTCACGAGGTCGCGCCACTGACTCGTGCGATCGTCGGCGGGCAGCGCACGCCCCGCGATCCCCAACTCGTCCATCACGTACTCGTCGAGGCCCTCGGACTCGACCATCAGCGGCACGTGGTAGATGTCCTCGACGTCTGGGTTCGAGAACACCGCGTCCTCGGGCACGTCACAGAACAGCGCGATCTTCTCCTTGGTCTCGGGGTCGAGCTCGTCCTCGCAGCGGCCCACCACGATATCGGGCTGCAAACCAATGGAACGGAGCTCCTTCACGCTGTGCTGGGTGGGTTTGGTCTTCTGCTCGCCGTTTTTCGAGTACGGAACCAAAGTGACGTGGGCGAGCAGGACGTCTTCATCGTCTTCCTCGTGGCTGAACTGCCGGATCGCCTCGTAGTACGGTCCGCCCTCGATGTCGCCGACCGTGCCACCGACCTCGATCAGACAGACGTCGTGGCCCGCGGCGGCCTCTCGGACGCGACGCTTGATGTCGTCGGTGATGTGTGGGATGATCTGGACCGTCTTCCCGAGGTAGTCGCCGCTTCGCTCCTTCTCGATGACGTTCTTGTAGAGCTTTCCCGTGGTTATGTTCTGATCGAACGTCATGTCGGCGTCGAGGAAGCGCTCGTAGTTGCCCAGATCGAGATCGACCTCGCCGCCGTCCTTCAGGACGTAGACCTCGCCGTGCTGGTAGGGGTTCATCGTCCCGGCGTCGACGTTGAGATAGGGGTCGATCTTGACGGCGGTGACGTCGAAACCGGCGTTCGCGAGCAGCCGGCCGGTGCTGGCGGCCGTGATGCCCTTTCCGAGGCCACTCATCACACCTCCGGTGACGAAAACGAACTTCGGTCCCGTGTCGGGACTTGGGGGGTCTGTCGGCATATCAACGGTGCGCCAGCGGGGGACAAAATCGTTTCGGACCCCTGGATGACGATCTTGGGAAAGCGCGAAGAACAGCACGAGGTGCGAAAGTCAGAACAGAATATTTTCCTTGGAAAATTACTTGCATCTCGGCGTCGTAGAATGAACGATGACCGAGCAGGAGGGATGGAACGACGTCAACGAGCACGTCCGCGAGCAGTGGACCGACGAGACGACGCCGTTCGAGCGGGTGTACGAAGTCGTCGAGACCACTCGTGAGGGCGCGTCGGCGGCGACCATCGCCGAGCGCGCGCTCGTGAGCGAACCCACCGCCAGACGTCACTGCAACGCGCTCGTGAACACCGGCTTTGTGGCCACCGAGCAGGACGGCCGGACGACACTCTACAGGCGCGACGAGGATCAGGTGCTGCTGAGTCGGATCCACGACCTCCGCGAGCGGGCCGACCGCGAGGAGTTGCTCGACGGGATCGAACGGATGAAAACGACGATCCGCGGGTACGAGGACACTCACGACGCGATCTCTCCGGAGGAACTCGCGCGACATCTCTCGGGTGCGGATAGCGAGGGCTGGGCGGACGTCACGTCGTGGAAGACCACTCGCCGGAACCTCGCCGTCGCACAGGCGGCGCTCGCCTACGACGAGGCCAGCGAACAGCTCACCGCATGATGGATGCGGACCGGACTGGCGAGTTCGGTCCGATCTCCCTCCCCGCGCTCCGGCGGATCCGCAATCTCTGGATGGATCTCGAACCCCTGGTGTCCGATACCGGCTACGACGACCCGATCGATCCCGCCGAACTCTCCATCGAACTCGCCGATGGTCTCGACGACGCCGACACCGCCAGGTTCGACGTCCAATGGAGTGAGTTGGACAACTACTCGTTTCACTACGTCGATGGCGCTGGCGTGAACTGGCGGTTCGACCGCCATCCCAACACCCACTCTCCCGAAGCGCATTTTCATCCGCCGCTGGGCTCATCGCCCGCGGACACATCGACCGCTGCCGCCGAACCCTCCTGCATCCGCGTCGAGGAGGTGTCTCTCGTGACTCGTGCAGTCATCGTAATGTGGCGTGCGGCCTACGAGAGCGACGACCGCGGACGGCTCAACAGCGTATCGAATCCACCGTGATCGTTGCGGATAGTCTATGTCTGCGGGATTGCCGACGAGTCATCGAGACTTTCAGCGTCACCACTCCTCGTCGAAGAACCCGACGACCGCCGCAGCCACCTTCTCGGCCTGCCCGACGAAGAAGTGATCCGCCGACAGTGCCGTCACCGCCAGATCGAGTTCGCGGGCGCGCT
Encoded here:
- a CDS encoding winged helix-turn-helix domain-containing protein, with product MTEQEGWNDVNEHVREQWTDETTPFERVYEVVETTREGASAATIAERALVSEPTARRHCNALVNTGFVATEQDGRTTLYRRDEDQVLLSRIHDLRERADREELLDGIERMKTTIRGYEDTHDAISPEELARHLSGADSEGWADVTSWKTTRRNLAVAQAALAYDEASEQLTA
- a CDS encoding CTP synthase; translated protein: MPTDPPSPDTGPKFVFVTGGVMSGLGKGITAASTGRLLANAGFDVTAVKIDPYLNVDAGTMNPYQHGEVYVLKDGGEVDLDLGNYERFLDADMTFDQNITTGKLYKNVIEKERSGDYLGKTVQIIPHITDDIKRRVREAAAGHDVCLIEVGGTVGDIEGGPYYEAIRQFSHEEDDEDVLLAHVTLVPYSKNGEQKTKPTQHSVKELRSIGLQPDIVVGRCEDELDPETKEKIALFCDVPEDAVFSNPDVEDIYHVPLMVESEGLDEYVMDELGIAGRALPADDRTSQWRDLVTREQSGTVTIALVGKYALEDAYLSIHEALKHAGLEHGVEVEVLWVDAEEMANTHERRLREADAVVVPGGFGTRGTPEKIAAARYARENDVPFLGLCLGFQMAVVEYARNVLHLDGAHSTEIEEETSHPVIGLLPEQYDIEDLGGTMRLGAHETVIEPGTLAADLYGESCTERHRHRYEVNPEYIDRLEEAGLHFSGRANNRMEILELADHPFFFGTQFHPEFRSRPGRASPPFVGLLDAALDERDRHAIDEVEA
- the guaA gene encoding glutamine-hydrolyzing GMP synthase, which produces MVDTEPFIEEAVDEIENEVGDANAVIALSGGVDSSVAAALAYEALGDRLTPVYVDTGLMRKGETEQVAETFSYMDSLRIVDAHERFLDALSGVTDPEEKRHIVGEGFIREFEREARDAEADYLVQGTIYPDRIESEGNIKSHHNVGGLPDVVDFEGIVEPVRELYKDEVREVARALGLDELVAERMPFPGPGLAVRVLGEVTEEKLEVAREATHAVEEELEEYDPWQALAAVIGKATGVKGDNRVHGWVVSVRAVESRDGMTARALEIDWETLQRLQSRITGSQENVARVVYDVTHKPPATIEYE